AACCTAGCGCCAATTTGTAAACGCAACATGGCGTGTAGCAGATATGAGTACGTTAAATCCTACGAGCTGGACGACAGAATATTGCCCAACGTGTGGATCGTGATACGTATCGATGGCAAGAAGTTTCACAAGTTTTCGAACgcgcataaatttgaaaaaccTAATGATATCAACGGTAAGCCTGCATTTTGAGCATCATTTTACTATTCTGATCAATGTTCTCCATATACATAGCGCTAAATTTGATGAATGCAGCGGGAATTGCTGTGATGAAGGAATTTCGTGACATTGTCCTCGCCTATGGCCAAAGTGATGAATACTCCTTTGTATTCCGCAAGGATACGACAGCCTATAAACGGCGTGCCTCAAAGCTGCTTACCTATGTTACCAGTCTTTTTTCCAGCAGCTACGTCATGAGCTGGCCACAATGGATGGATCGCCAATTATCGTATGCCCCCTGTTTTGACGGTCGCATCGTTTTGTATCCGACAGATGAAAATCTACGCGATTATCTAAGCTGGCGTCAGGCGGACGTGCATGTCAACAATCTATATAACACAGCGTTTTGGAAACTTGTGCTACAATCGGGTCTAACTAATCAGCAGGCTGAGGAGCGCCTGCGTGGCACATTCTCAGCAGATAAGAATGAGCTGTTGTTCCAAGAGTTCGGCATTAACTACAACAGTTTACCGCCCATGTTTCGTAAGGGCACAATTCTGTTGCGCAAGCGAGTTGTGCAATCTGAGGGTGACGATCAGGAGAAAGGTAGTCAGGCTATTGTGCCTATGCACGATGATTTAATACGTGAACAGTTCTGGCGAGAGCATACAGAAATCCTGAGCAAATACGTACCAGGCAAGTATGTGAGTCCCTCAGTCGTGCCCAGACTGCTTAAGATGCAGTTGTCCGAGGAGTCTCAATTGGTCAAGGCGACTATGAGCTGAGGGTTTGACTTATGGCAATAGTTTAATTACAGTTTACAATTACATTAGGgcgaaaagcaaataaactcGTTGAACTAATCGAATCAGTTTAGtagtcatcgtcgtcgtcatcatcgtcatcttcACTGGGTTTTCGGACGTCCgactgctgttgtcgctgtatTAAAGCATTGTTGCTCTGCTGAACAGCGGCTGCCTGCATGCTaatccattgttgttgctcttcgCGTGCCTGCTCCTCGCGCGCTTTGGCAAACAACTCCTGCTGTTGACGCAGTAGCTCCTCTTCGGGAATGCCAAGATTCTCGAGTCGCGTGCTCTGGCGACGTCGCTTTGCAGCTACTTCCTTGCAATCGTGGAGCACAGCCTCGGCCTCCTGCTTGTAATCGCGGAAGCCCAGACGATCTAGTGCTTCTAGCACGTGTTCCGCAttaatggtttttttttgctgcgcTGATTGCAAACTTCGTTCGCCTCCGAACTGATCAGGTGGATGAACTCggaacaacaatttaaaatcaattcgCGACTTTCGTTGGCTACTCGCACTGTGGGCACCAGCtcctttattattttgttgatgcTGGCACGTGGTAGTGTCAACTCATCGTCCTCAGCACTGGGCGGCAGAAGCTCCTCCTGGGGATTTGACATAGCGCGAATGAAAACGTAAACAAAACTTCCaaatgaaaaaacaacaaagatgCTAATGCTTATTGCTGTTATCGCTTAAAGTGTTGCAAAACGGGATAAAAGACTGTATCGATAACATTAGTATGTCTAACCAAAAGCAAGACATAttttaatggtatatttgtatgtggaATTTACGGTCACTCAACCATAGAagatttgtttgtttcataTCGAAAAGCCGCATTAAAAAAGCaagtttattttcaattatggGTGATTACGATTCAGATgatgaaaaatcacaaattgaaaagctgCGCAATGTCAAGGTACCGAAAGGAATGTTTGTTAGCGGTTGGGATGATGACTCCGACGAGCTGATCCAGGAAGACAAAAATCCTCAAGGTAAACATAAGTAAGCAAACGCAtccttaaaataaattatcacATCTTAGTTTATGGACATAGCAAGCATTGATCGCATGATACTTTGGGCTGTCAATGAAAATCGCATAAGTGAGGTGCGCGAAATCCTGGAACTAGATGGTGACACCGTTAATGCCCGGGACGATGACGGCTACACGCCGTTGCATCGGGCTTGCTACAACAACTTTGTTGATATTGCcaaattgctgttgcaatATCAGGCAAATCCCAACGCCCGCACAGAGCTGGGCTGGACGCCATTGCATTCGGCATGCAAATGGAACAATGCTGATTGTGCACAACTGCTGCTACAATTTGGTGCCGATGTTAACGCCGAGTCGGATGGCCAGCAGACGCCATTACACATCACTTCAACTGTGTCCAACTGTCGCAATACAGCAACCGTGCTATTGCTTGATCGCAATATCGAGGCTCGCAAGGAAAACAACAGCGAGGAGACGGCCGCTGTCATAGCACGCAGGAATGGCATGAGCTATGTCATCTTTGAGAGTGGTCATGAAGCCTACGACTGCAACACGGGACTACTCGACTAGATAatagttttataaataatatatatagttctACGATTAAAAATTAAACGTCTTAAAGAAATTACAATCACTGTGAgctagtatataaaatattcagaAATAACGGATAATACAAAGACTTGCAGtattctttataaataaacgCAAATAATACTACCATGACGTCGTACCTAGAGTTagctttattattatagttcacTTTTTAAGTCTTTATACTCGCAGGCAACGGAGTACGCACAAAGTGCTCATAAAATGACTTTGTATAGTTGGCCATTTCATCCTGCATGGCTGCGGGCACAAAATATGGATTGCCCTGGCCTCCCTCAATGGTACCTTTGGATGTATATCGCATGTAACTGGATACTGTCGTCTCCGGTGGCAAAACTGCACCATCTTCAATCACACAGCAGTCCTTCAACGTACAACGGCGTCCCTATAAGATAGAAATGCTGCAATGCATTGCTAAGTGTTTATAGTTTGTGGTACTCACAATAATGGCATTTTTACCAATATACACAAAGGAGCCAATAATTGCCGCAGACACCACGGCACCTTCGCCAATGAAAACATGATCTCCAATGTGCATTGGAAAGAATGCGATGCCCTTGCTAAACTGCTTGTATGGTGGTCGTATCACAGAGTTTTTGCTTATTACACAGTATCGCCCAGTACGAACGTTTGCCAAGTCACCTCGTATGATGGCACCGCTTTGAACAATCACTTTGCCGTTGAGCACAATGTTCTGGGAGCCGCAGAGCACTGTATGACGACTAACTTTATTTCCAGAGGCCTGTTAATAACAATTTGTACAACGGAACGGTTGATGAGATCATCCATTAAGAGAAAGTAGAAGTAGGAATCTCTTCATCTCAAATGAATTATTCTTAACGTTACACACCGTTTCAACGTATTCATCTTTACTATAATAAGAGTCTGCGATTTCCATAATTAAactatttctaaattaaataaatactttagtaAATTAACAGACTGTAACAGTGTGACCGTAAACTGAAATGCAAAACTTGGATTGTtgatagtatattaatatatcgataatTTTAAactaacatatatttttgcgTTTGTCGCTTCAAATTTTTAAGCGGATCCAAGCAGCaaaaattagcataaaatCTTATTACAGTGATTTAAGAAACGACACAgtaaagtgcaaaaaatatgtataacatCGAGAGGTAACTCAACAAAGTATTGTCCTTTTTTCATGTATGCGTTTGGCgccacatttttatttcaattatttcatcgacaaattttattgtatttcttAATAATCAGCAgtcaaagaaaataaaactacaaattatttagaGAATGTATTCTTTGCGAGGTCCTGTCTATCCTGTCTagttctttttat
This DNA window, taken from Drosophila nasuta strain 15112-1781.00 chromosome 2L, ASM2355853v1, whole genome shotgun sequence, encodes the following:
- the LOC132799051 gene encoding probable tRNA(His) guanylyltransferase, translated to MQFYALKSTVLKVLCSRINLAPICKRNMACSRYEYVKSYELDDRILPNVWIVIRIDGKKFHKFSNAHKFEKPNDINALNLMNAAGIAVMKEFRDIVLAYGQSDEYSFVFRKDTTAYKRRASKLLTYVTSLFSSSYVMSWPQWMDRQLSYAPCFDGRIVLYPTDENLRDYLSWRQADVHVNNLYNTAFWKLVLQSGLTNQQAEERLRGTFSADKNELLFQEFGINYNSLPPMFRKGTILLRKRVVQSEGDDQEKGSQAIVPMHDDLIREQFWREHTEILSKYVPGKYVSPSVVPRLLKMQLSEESQLVKATMS
- the LOC132783398 gene encoding LOW QUALITY PROTEIN: protein Dr1 (The sequence of the model RefSeq protein was modified relative to this genomic sequence to represent the inferred CDS: deleted 2 bases in 1 codon), which gives rise to MSNPQEELLPPSAEDDELTLPRASINKIIKELVPTVRVANESRELILNCCSEFIHLISSEANEVCNQRSKKTINAEHVLEALDRLGFRDYKQEAEAVLHDCKEVAAKRRRQSTRLENLGIPEEELLRQQQELFAKAREEQAREEQQQWISMQAAAVQQSNNALIQRQQQSDVRKPSEDDDDDDDDDY
- the LOC132783396 gene encoding ankyrin repeat domain-containing protein 49, with the translated sequence MGDYDSDDEKSQIEKLRNVKVPKGMFVSGWDDDSDELIQEDKNPQASIDRMILWAVNENRISEVREILELDGDTVNARDDDGYTPLHRACYNNFVDIAKLLLQYQANPNARTELGWTPLHSACKWNNADCAQLLLQFGADVNAESDGQQTPLHITSTVSNCRNTATVLLLDRNIEARKENNSEETAAVIARRNGMSYVIFESGHEAYDCNTGLLD
- the LOC132783397 gene encoding dynactin subunit 5 — protein: MEIADSYYSKDEYVETASGNKVSRHTVLCGSQNIVLNGKVIVQSGAIIRGDLANVRTGRYCVISKNSVIRPPYKQFSKGIAFFPMHIGDHVFIGEGAVVSAAIIGSFVYIGKNAIIGRRCTLKDCCVIEDGAVLPPETTVSSYMRYTSKGTIEGGQGNPYFVPAAMQDEMANYTKSFYEHFVRTPLPASIKT